In one Cloacibacillus porcorum genomic region, the following are encoded:
- a CDS encoding MOSC domain-containing protein, with translation MQNKKGKIIAVCSAPKKGMIKHEIGEGTLIEGIGLEGDAHAGFMHRQVSLISMEDIRTMMAKLPNLVPGSFAENLTTEGFDLGQLKIGDRLKVGETLLEVSQIGKECHSHCEVFKQTGECIMPKKGIFTKVIKGGKVRSGDTIEFA, from the coding sequence TTGCAGAATAAAAAGGGTAAGATAATCGCCGTCTGCAGCGCCCCCAAAAAGGGCATGATAAAGCATGAGATCGGCGAGGGCACGCTCATCGAGGGCATCGGCCTCGAGGGCGACGCCCACGCGGGATTCATGCACCGCCAGGTAAGCCTCATCTCGATGGAAGACATCCGCACGATGATGGCAAAGCTGCCGAACCTCGTACCGGGCAGCTTCGCCGAGAACCTCACTACCGAGGGCTTCGACCTCGGCCAGCTTAAGATCGGCGACAGGCTCAAGGTCGGCGAGACGCTGCTCGAGGTCTCGCAGATCGGTAAAGAGTGCCATTCGCACTGCGAAGTCTTTAAGCAGACGGGCGAGTGTATCATGCCGAAGAAGGGGATCTTCACCAAGGTGATAAAGGGCGGCAAGGTCAGAAGCGGTGACACGATAGAGTTCGCATAA
- a CDS encoding iron-sulfur cluster assembly scaffold protein: protein MYNQKVVDYFMNPRNAGKLDDANAIGEVGNPTCGDVMKIYLKINPETEVIEDIRFETFGCAAAIATSSMVTELAKGKTIAEALKINNKDVADALGGLPPVKLHCSLLAQEGIQAAVADYYMRKDGKLPEGLTFPGNCTACGGACGGHEEEEEERFVSEDHRVAE from the coding sequence ATGTACAACCAGAAAGTAGTAGATTATTTCATGAATCCGCGCAACGCGGGCAAACTGGACGACGCGAACGCGATTGGCGAGGTTGGAAACCCCACCTGCGGAGACGTAATGAAGATTTACCTCAAGATCAACCCCGAGACCGAGGTGATCGAGGATATAAGGTTCGAGACCTTCGGCTGCGCGGCGGCAATCGCCACCAGCTCGATGGTGACGGAGCTCGCGAAGGGTAAGACGATCGCCGAAGCTCTCAAGATAAACAACAAAGACGTCGCCGACGCCCTCGGCGGACTGCCCCCCGTCAAGCTCCACTGCTCGCTGCTCGCGCAGGAGGGCATCCAGGCGGCGGTGGCCGATTATTATATGCGCAAAGACGGAAAGCTGCCCGAAGGGCTGACCTTCCCCGGCAACTGCACGGCGTGCGGCGGTGCCTGCGGCGGCCATGAGGAAGAGGAAGAAGAGCGCTTCGTAAGCGAGGACCACCGTGTTGCAGAATAA
- the nifS gene encoding cysteine desulfurase NifS gives MAPREVYLDNSATTKVDPRVTEAMLPYFSEKYGNPNSLHKFGREARTAIDNARAQVASLINAKPTDIIFTGAGSEADNLAIKGAAWALKEKGKGSHIITSAIEHHAILDTVRWLGKMGFEYTILPVDDKGFVSPADLEAAIRPDTILATIMFANNEIGTIQPIKELGEVCRRHGVMFHVDGVQAAGHIKVDVEQLPIDMMTMAAHKMYGPKGLGALYVRRGVKLIPTLHGGGQEFGLRSGTENVPGIVGFGVAAEIAKERLERGDDKKLAQLRDYFIDGVLSRIPESHLTGAAGDARLPFHTSFTVKYIEGEGMLLLLDAAGIAASSGSACTSGSLEPSYVLLATGLDHTTAHGSVRLTMSHDTTKEDIDYVLEKFPEIVEKLRAMSPFYKK, from the coding sequence ATGGCACCACGTGAAGTATATCTTGATAACTCGGCAACGACAAAAGTAGATCCAAGGGTAACGGAGGCGATGCTTCCCTATTTCTCCGAGAAGTACGGCAACCCAAACAGCCTCCATAAGTTCGGGCGCGAGGCGCGCACGGCGATAGACAACGCACGCGCGCAGGTGGCGTCCCTGATAAACGCGAAACCTACAGACATCATATTCACCGGCGCGGGCAGCGAGGCCGACAACCTGGCCATCAAGGGAGCGGCCTGGGCGCTGAAAGAGAAGGGCAAGGGCAGCCATATAATTACAAGCGCCATCGAGCACCACGCCATTCTCGACACCGTCAGGTGGCTTGGAAAGATGGGCTTCGAATATACGATCCTCCCCGTCGACGATAAGGGCTTCGTCTCGCCCGCCGACCTGGAGGCGGCGATCCGTCCCGATACGATATTGGCGACGATCATGTTCGCCAACAACGAGATCGGCACGATCCAGCCCATAAAGGAGCTCGGAGAGGTATGCCGGCGGCACGGCGTGATGTTCCATGTCGACGGTGTGCAGGCGGCGGGACATATCAAGGTCGACGTAGAGCAGCTGCCGATAGATATGATGACGATGGCGGCGCATAAAATGTACGGGCCGAAGGGGCTCGGCGCCCTCTATGTCCGCAGGGGCGTCAAGCTGATCCCAACCCTCCACGGAGGCGGGCAGGAGTTTGGGCTCCGCTCCGGTACGGAAAACGTTCCCGGGATCGTCGGCTTCGGCGTGGCGGCGGAGATCGCGAAGGAGCGTCTCGAGCGCGGCGACGACAAGAAGCTCGCGCAGCTGCGCGACTATTTCATCGACGGCGTCCTTTCAAGGATACCGGAGTCGCACCTCACGGGAGCCGCAGGAGACGCCCGCCTGCCCTTCCACACGAGCTTTACGGTCAAATATATCGAGGGAGAGGGTATGCTGCTTCTGCTCGACGCGGCGGGCATCGCCGCCTCCAGCGGTTCGGCCTGCACCTCCGGCAGCCTTGAGCCCAGCTACGTGCTGCTCGCTACCGGACTCGACCACACCACGGCGCACGGTTCGGTGCGTCTCACGATGAGCCACGACACGACAAAAGAAGATATCGACTATGTGCTTGAGAAGTTCCCCGAGATAGTGGAAAAGCTCCGCGCGATGTCGCCGTTTTATAAAAAGTAA
- a CDS encoding RrF2 family transcriptional regulator, producing the protein MAITQKCQYALRAIYELARRQTDGPCKIGAVAEAQNIPVRFLENILSSLKSAGVVDSARGKDGGYFLAKPADAITVGEVIRFIQGPLGPVECGTRMDDDCSLYDDCVFRPLWDKAREALEAVYDGTTFQDLVNQSDNSCHRPDCWCGKKNKN; encoded by the coding sequence ATGGCGATCACACAAAAATGTCAATACGCACTGAGAGCGATATATGAACTTGCGCGCCGTCAGACAGACGGTCCCTGCAAGATCGGCGCCGTCGCCGAGGCGCAGAATATCCCCGTTCGCTTTCTTGAAAATATTCTGAGCAGTCTGAAAAGCGCCGGCGTAGTAGATTCCGCGCGCGGCAAGGATGGCGGATATTTTCTTGCAAAGCCTGCCGATGCGATAACGGTCGGCGAGGTGATACGCTTCATACAGGGACCTCTCGGTCCGGTGGAGTGCGGAACGCGTATGGACGACGACTGTTCGCTCTATGATGACTGCGTCTTCCGCCCGCTTTGGGACAAGGCACGCGAGGCGCTTGAGGCCGTCTACGACGGAACCACCTTTCAGGACCTTGTCAATCAGTCGGATAACAGCTGCCACCGGCCGGACTGCTGGTGCGGCAAAAAGAATAAAAATTAA
- a CDS encoding CDGSH iron-sulfur domain-containing protein encodes MEEKKITILKDGPYEVTGGVPLNEMRIVPNERGESAAWMKTREYPLQESYHLCRCGHSKNKPFCDGTHAKIHFDGTETAENIPYDESCEIYEGDGMTLMDKRELCAFARFCDPNGQVWGLIEDRKNADLAVEGACNCPAGRLTVVIDGEKAEAELPQEISLIDDHPKGKRGPIWVRGGIPVIGSDGTRYEVRNRVTLCRCGQSRNKPFCDASHMTDPESDED; translated from the coding sequence ATGGAAGAGAAAAAAATTACCATATTAAAGGACGGCCCCTACGAGGTTACGGGCGGCGTGCCCCTCAACGAGATGAGGATCGTTCCCAACGAGCGCGGAGAGTCCGCAGCCTGGATGAAGACGAGGGAATATCCCCTGCAGGAGAGCTATCATCTATGCCGCTGCGGCCATTCAAAGAACAAGCCCTTCTGCGACGGTACGCACGCGAAGATACATTTCGACGGTACGGAGACGGCGGAAAATATCCCCTATGACGAGTCCTGCGAGATATACGAGGGCGACGGGATGACGCTGATGGATAAGAGAGAGCTCTGCGCTTTCGCCCGCTTCTGCGACCCCAACGGACAGGTGTGGGGGCTCATCGAGGACCGGAAAAACGCGGATCTTGCCGTTGAAGGGGCCTGCAACTGTCCCGCGGGGCGGCTTACAGTGGTGATAGACGGAGAGAAGGCCGAGGCGGAGCTTCCGCAGGAGATATCGCTTATTGATGACCACCCGAAGGGCAAGCGCGGCCCCATATGGGTGAGGGGCGGCATTCCGGTCATCGGCTCCGACGGTACGCGGTACGAGGTGAGAAACAGGGTGACGCTATGCCGCTGCGGGCAGTCGCGCAACAAACCATTCTGTGACGCCTCGCATATGACCGACCCTGAATCCGACGAAGATTAA
- the glgC gene encoding glucose-1-phosphate adenylyltransferase — translation MIHGKYGRVLGMVLAGGKGERLMPLTRYRAKPAVPFAAKYRIIDFALSNMVNSGLFSIYCLIQFKSQSLHEHIGKGWQFGSALRGRDFFVNVVPAQMWDGERWYEGTADAIFQNMHLVTLFDADRICIFAADHVYKMDVEQMLAYHMDNNADITVAAYVVPSSEASQFGCIATDAEGRIIDFVEKPAVPPEIPGRPGYSFVSMGNYIFEREILEESVLSDNERKDSTHDFGRDILPMLFKGYKLMAYDFSTNKLPGDDRPYWKDVGSIKAYWEAHMDLLRHPSALSLYNQQWPIRTVSYSDPPGFTYPANDHSCSVDGCLRAEASRVLGAYVRKSVLSRNCVINSGSVIEETIIGQNVHIGENCRLRRVIVDAHNVIPDGTSIGFDPEADAERYHVDPSSGLVVVGMPKIQLRKKLQIPGSYENMFTTDGSGF, via the coding sequence ATGATTCACGGAAAATATGGGCGCGTACTGGGAATGGTCCTTGCAGGTGGAAAGGGCGAGCGTCTGATGCCTTTGACGAGGTATCGTGCTAAGCCGGCCGTACCCTTCGCCGCAAAATACCGCATCATAGATTTCGCCCTCTCTAATATGGTAAACAGCGGGCTCTTTTCAATCTACTGCCTCATCCAGTTCAAGAGCCAGTCGCTCCACGAGCATATCGGCAAGGGCTGGCAGTTCGGGAGCGCGCTGCGCGGCCGTGATTTCTTCGTCAACGTAGTACCCGCGCAGATGTGGGACGGGGAACGCTGGTACGAAGGTACGGCGGACGCGATCTTTCAGAACATGCACCTCGTGACGCTCTTTGACGCCGACCGCATCTGCATCTTCGCCGCGGACCATGTTTATAAGATGGACGTCGAACAGATGCTGGCGTATCACATGGACAACAACGCAGACATCACCGTGGCGGCCTACGTCGTCCCCTCCTCGGAGGCGAGCCAGTTCGGCTGCATCGCGACCGACGCGGAGGGACGCATCATAGATTTCGTCGAAAAGCCCGCCGTTCCGCCCGAGATCCCCGGACGCCCCGGCTACAGCTTCGTCTCCATGGGCAACTATATCTTTGAACGTGAGATCCTTGAAGAATCGGTCCTCTCGGACAACGAACGCAAGGACAGCACCCACGACTTCGGACGCGACATCCTGCCGATGCTCTTCAAGGGCTACAAGCTCATGGCCTACGACTTTTCGACCAACAAGCTGCCCGGCGACGACCGTCCCTATTGGAAGGACGTGGGAAGCATCAAGGCCTACTGGGAGGCGCACATGGACCTGCTGCGCCACCCCTCGGCGCTTTCTCTCTACAACCAGCAGTGGCCCATCAGGACAGTATCTTATTCGGATCCGCCTGGATTCACCTACCCCGCCAACGACCACTCCTGCTCCGTGGACGGCTGCCTCCGCGCCGAGGCGAGCCGCGTGCTCGGCGCATATGTGCGCAAGAGCGTGCTCTCACGCAATTGCGTGATAAACTCCGGCTCCGTCATCGAAGAGACGATCATCGGACAAAACGTCCATATCGGTGAAAACTGCCGTCTGCGCCGCGTGATCGTAGACGCGCACAACGTCATACCGGACGGCACCTCGATAGGCTTCGACCCCGAGGCCGACGCCGAACGCTACCATGTCGACCCGTCGTCGGGACTTGTCGTCGTCGGCATGCCGAAGATACAGCTGCGCAAAAAACTCCAGATCCCCGGCTCCTATGAAAACATGTTCACCACCGACGGCTCCGGTTTCTAA
- a CDS encoding glycogen synthase, which produces MERENEFVLKILHVSPECAPLAKKGGLGDVAGSLPKALRKNGIDARVLMPGWPGVLDRARELSALPSRPLGTVSVALNWRSLSAKLWRASIDGLPVYILENGELFDNENIYPEEMSAAAAEPMIFLSYAAFELSRTARWKPQIIHAHDWPTAIIPSALRWHRHYASMAGDFDTVYTIHNMAHQGLFQQECLNGWGFIPDSFSALDPTSLEFYGLVNLMKGAINTSEAITTVSPSYSWDIQTHDGGFGLDGVMSTNKGKLRGILNGIDYDVWNPHRDPLLPAHYDISRREGKKTCRRALMEGFGWDDDGRPLIIFVGRLTEQKGVDIMLEALERFMPDKIYALIIGSGNEFYNRKLADFEASHSASVRTVTAFSEERAHLAYAAGDILLMPSLFEPCGLSQLIAFAYGTIPVARATGGLADTVIDADSSPDGTGFLFADYSISELEAALNRALMAKEEPERWNRIVRNAMKEDFSWNSSAKEYAALYRDVITAD; this is translated from the coding sequence ATGGAAAGGGAAAACGAGTTTGTACTAAAGATACTGCACGTGTCGCCGGAATGCGCCCCACTAGCTAAAAAGGGGGGCCTCGGAGACGTGGCCGGTTCGCTGCCGAAGGCGCTGCGTAAAAACGGCATTGACGCGCGTGTGCTGATGCCGGGCTGGCCCGGCGTGCTCGACAGGGCACGGGAGCTCTCCGCGCTGCCCAGCCGACCGCTGGGCACGGTCTCCGTCGCGCTCAACTGGCGCTCGCTCTCCGCGAAGCTCTGGCGTGCCAGCATCGACGGGCTGCCGGTCTATATTCTCGAAAACGGCGAGCTCTTCGACAACGAAAATATCTATCCCGAGGAGATGAGCGCCGCGGCCGCCGAGCCGATGATATTCCTCTCCTACGCGGCCTTTGAACTCTCCCGCACCGCGCGCTGGAAGCCGCAGATCATCCACGCGCACGACTGGCCGACGGCGATCATCCCCAGCGCCCTGCGCTGGCACCGCCACTACGCCTCCATGGCCGGAGATTTCGATACCGTCTATACAATACACAACATGGCGCATCAGGGGCTCTTCCAGCAGGAATGCCTCAACGGCTGGGGTTTTATTCCAGACTCTTTCTCCGCGCTAGACCCCACGTCGCTTGAATTCTATGGTCTAGTCAACCTCATGAAAGGCGCGATAAACACCTCGGAGGCCATTACGACCGTGAGCCCCAGCTATTCGTGGGATATCCAGACACACGACGGAGGCTTCGGCCTCGACGGCGTTATGTCCACAAACAAGGGCAAGCTGCGCGGTATTCTGAACGGCATCGACTATGACGTCTGGAATCCGCACAGAGACCCGCTGCTGCCGGCGCACTACGATATCAGCCGCCGCGAAGGCAAGAAGACCTGCCGCCGCGCACTGATGGAGGGCTTCGGCTGGGACGACGACGGACGGCCTCTGATAATCTTCGTCGGACGCCTCACAGAGCAGAAGGGCGTCGACATCATGCTTGAGGCATTGGAACGCTTCATGCCCGATAAGATATACGCCCTCATCATCGGCTCCGGCAATGAGTTTTACAACAGGAAGCTCGCGGACTTTGAGGCCTCTCACTCCGCCTCGGTACGCACGGTGACGGCCTTCAGCGAGGAGAGGGCTCATCTCGCCTACGCCGCTGGAGACATCCTGCTGATGCCCTCCCTATTTGAGCCCTGCGGCCTTTCACAGCTCATCGCCTTCGCCTACGGCACGATCCCCGTGGCGCGCGCCACCGGCGGCCTCGCCGACACCGTCATCGACGCGGACAGTTCGCCGGACGGCACCGGTTTTCTCTTTGCCGACTACAGCATCTCCGAGCTGGAAGCGGCGCTCAACCGCGCCCTCATGGCAAAAGAGGAGCCCGAACGATGGAACAGGATCGTAAGAAACGCAATGAAGGAGGACTTCTCCTGGAACTCCTCGGCGAAGGAATATGCGGCGCTGTACAGGGATGTCATCACCGCCGATTAA
- the glgP gene encoding alpha-glucan family phosphorylase, which translates to MINIAIHGHFYQPPREDPWTGTVLHDPTAAPAHDWNERVCSECYLPNSCARILGMDGRIKTEINNYARLSFNFGPTLHRWIENHSPSLNKTLIESQSRAIAQAYNHIIMPLASERDKLTQTVWGMEDFKYRFGRAPKGMWLPETAVDIPTLETLAARGVEFTILAPHQCRAVIIDSSPVLTSRGANLDVTRPYRCELPSGRSITIIFYHAGLAQGIAFGGLLNNGDLFKDAAVRAAAEGEDRILVTATDGESYGHHHKFGEMALARMFEQMELDERINLPSIEEFLKKHPPTASCLIEENTSWSCAHGIERWRSDCGCHTGGETGWNQEWRGPLREAFDNLAAAVDELFEEKISPYGDPWQLRNEAIELYRCGLTLSEEEAAARRLAFTTERFGDISEEISDRITDLIEMERMRMFTYTSCAWFFNDISGVETKQIISYAIRAAQLAETASGRAFIKPLLEDLKKARGNTTERPNAAAVAVRDIMPRMKEHLDMQTASEKNTDGSEKMNGMNYGTNLASSLLATLEHDPAFRNTAYFSMEIALMPEIPTYSGGLGVLAGDILKSSADLGVPMVAMTLLYKKGYFAQKINKEGRQTEYPVDWNPRDFMTQLPNRVTITMNGHPVTIGAWCYMLVGQTEHPLPIYFIDTDLPENSPEDRQLTAELYGGDNKYRLCQELILGIGGLRLLRDMGYRNISTFHLNEGHAGFLTLELLREQGYGDIEKVKNQVIFTTHTPVAAGHDFFSYDLIDEVMDGDVAQILRQHVGGNGLSMTDLALKLSRYVNGVSHKHALVSRAMFGNESIDWITNGVHSTTWTSPSFTKLYDTYIPGWRNDPSRLMQALHIPDEELWNAHQAAKMKLLAFVLEETGQQLEPDVLTIGFARRAATYKRADLVFSDIRRLVEIGKGKVQFIFSGKAHPHDEPGKDILQKINNIARELGTELPVVFIENYNMGPAKFITSGVDVWLNTPIRPREASGTSGMKCVHNGIMNFSVLDGWWIEGCIEGKTGWAIGPEPTENGMVEYNEAEDAVDLYNKLEENIIPTYYTDRKRWISMMKFAIAVNASYFNTHRVVHEYCEKAYGTVFRGH; encoded by the coding sequence ATGATAAATATTGCGATCCACGGACATTTCTACCAGCCTCCGCGTGAAGATCCTTGGACGGGTACCGTCCTCCATGATCCAACCGCCGCACCGGCGCACGATTGGAATGAACGCGTATGCTCCGAATGCTACCTGCCAAACAGCTGTGCCAGGATACTCGGTATGGACGGGCGCATTAAAACGGAGATCAACAATTACGCAAGGCTGAGCTTCAATTTCGGCCCCACGCTCCACAGATGGATAGAAAACCATTCGCCGTCGCTCAATAAGACGCTGATAGAATCACAGTCGAGAGCGATCGCCCAGGCCTATAACCATATAATTATGCCGCTGGCCTCGGAACGGGATAAACTTACGCAGACAGTATGGGGCATGGAGGACTTCAAATACCGCTTCGGACGCGCGCCTAAGGGCATGTGGCTGCCTGAGACGGCCGTCGATATCCCCACGCTTGAGACGCTCGCCGCGCGCGGCGTCGAGTTTACGATTCTCGCCCCGCACCAGTGCAGGGCGGTGATTATCGATTCAAGCCCCGTCCTCACCTCCAGAGGGGCGAACCTGGACGTAACGCGTCCCTACCGCTGCGAGCTTCCCTCTGGACGTTCGATAACGATAATCTTCTACCATGCAGGACTGGCGCAGGGCATCGCCTTCGGCGGGCTCCTCAATAACGGCGACCTGTTCAAGGATGCCGCTGTGCGCGCCGCGGCGGAGGGAGAAGACCGTATCCTTGTGACCGCGACCGACGGCGAGAGCTACGGCCATCATCACAAGTTCGGCGAGATGGCCCTCGCGCGGATGTTTGAACAGATGGAGCTGGACGAGAGGATAAATCTGCCCTCTATCGAAGAATTTCTCAAGAAGCATCCGCCCACGGCAAGCTGCCTGATCGAAGAAAACACCTCATGGTCCTGCGCCCACGGCATCGAACGCTGGCGCAGCGACTGCGGCTGCCATACGGGCGGAGAGACCGGCTGGAACCAGGAATGGCGCGGACCGCTGCGGGAGGCCTTCGATAATCTCGCCGCCGCCGTCGACGAGCTGTTCGAGGAAAAGATATCGCCCTACGGCGATCCCTGGCAGCTGCGCAACGAAGCAATCGAACTATACAGATGCGGACTCACACTCAGCGAGGAAGAGGCCGCCGCGCGCAGGCTGGCCTTTACGACCGAAAGGTTCGGCGATATCTCGGAGGAGATATCCGACAGGATCACAGATCTGATCGAGATGGAGCGTATGCGGATGTTTACCTACACCTCATGCGCCTGGTTCTTCAACGACATCTCAGGCGTCGAGACGAAGCAGATCATCTCTTACGCCATCCGCGCCGCGCAGCTCGCGGAGACGGCATCCGGCAGGGCATTTATCAAACCGCTGCTGGAAGATCTCAAAAAGGCGCGCGGCAACACCACGGAACGTCCGAACGCCGCCGCGGTGGCGGTACGAGATATCATGCCGCGCATGAAAGAACACCTTGACATGCAAACGGCCAGTGAAAAAAATACAGACGGATCGGAGAAGATGAACGGAATGAACTATGGAACAAACCTTGCAAGCTCACTGCTCGCGACGCTCGAGCACGACCCTGCCTTTAGAAATACCGCCTATTTTTCAATGGAGATCGCGCTTATGCCGGAGATACCGACCTATTCTGGCGGCCTAGGCGTACTCGCGGGAGATATTTTAAAGAGCTCCGCCGACCTTGGGGTGCCGATGGTGGCAATGACGCTGCTCTATAAAAAGGGTTATTTCGCGCAGAAGATCAATAAGGAGGGACGGCAGACGGAGTATCCCGTGGACTGGAATCCGCGTGACTTTATGACGCAGCTGCCAAACCGCGTAACAATCACGATGAACGGACACCCAGTGACCATCGGAGCATGGTGTTACATGCTTGTCGGGCAGACGGAGCACCCGCTGCCGATCTATTTCATCGACACCGACCTGCCCGAAAATTCTCCCGAGGACCGGCAGCTCACAGCCGAGCTCTACGGCGGCGACAACAAGTACCGCCTCTGTCAGGAGCTTATCCTCGGCATCGGCGGCCTGCGTCTGCTGCGCGACATGGGTTACCGCAACATTTCGACCTTCCACCTCAACGAGGGACACGCGGGCTTCCTCACGCTTGAGCTGCTGCGTGAGCAGGGCTACGGCGATATCGAAAAGGTCAAGAATCAGGTCATCTTCACGACGCATACGCCGGTGGCGGCGGGACACGACTTCTTCTCCTACGACCTCATCGACGAGGTTATGGACGGCGACGTCGCCCAGATACTGCGCCAGCACGTTGGCGGCAACGGCCTTTCAATGACCGACCTGGCGCTGAAGCTCTCCCGCTACGTCAACGGCGTCTCGCACAAGCACGCGCTCGTGAGCCGCGCGATGTTCGGCAACGAGTCGATAGACTGGATCACAAACGGCGTCCATTCGACGACCTGGACCTCGCCGAGCTTCACAAAACTTTACGACACGTATATCCCCGGATGGCGCAACGATCCCTCGCGGCTGATGCAGGCGCTGCACATCCCAGATGAAGAGCTGTGGAACGCCCATCAGGCGGCGAAGATGAAGCTGCTCGCTTTCGTTCTCGAAGAGACGGGACAGCAGCTGGAGCCCGACGTGCTGACGATCGGCTTCGCGCGCCGCGCCGCGACCTACAAGCGGGCGGACCTAGTCTTCTCAGACATCAGGAGGCTCGTGGAGATCGGCAAAGGCAAGGTGCAGTTCATCTTCTCCGGCAAGGCGCATCCCCACGACGAACCGGGGAAGGACATCCTCCAGAAGATAAACAACATTGCGCGGGAGCTCGGCACGGAGCTTCCAGTCGTCTTCATCGAAAACTACAACATGGGTCCCGCAAAGTTCATCACCTCAGGCGTGGACGTCTGGCTCAACACGCCGATACGTCCGCGCGAGGCCTCCGGCACGAGCGGTATGAAGTGCGTCCACAACGGCATTATGAACTTTTCCGTTCTCGACGGCTGGTGGATAGAGGGCTGCATAGAGGGCAAGACCGGCTGGGCGATCGGGCCGGAGCCTACTGAGAACGGAATGGTGGAGTATAACGAGGCCGAGGACGCCGTAGACCTCTATAATAAGCTTGAAGAGAATATCATCCCCACCTATTACACAGACCGTAAGAGGTGGATAAGCATGATGAAATTCGCAATCGCAGTGAACGCAAGCTACTTCAATACACACAGGGTGGTGCACGAGTATTGTGAAAAGGCTTATGGTACCGTATTCCGCGGACATTAA
- a CDS encoding ATP-binding protein, protein MLEDLSAHVLDISENSTMAGADEVEITIKEDEREDLLLFSVKDNGRGMSPEFVAKVTDPFTTTRTTRRVGMGLPFLRQSAELCGGGLVIDSTVGVGTTITATFQYGSVDRPPLGDMPATVMTLVMGSPNVHWRYRHIINGREFLLDTDEIVEALDGDRAMLASPEVGLWLRDNIREELEALRG, encoded by the coding sequence ATGCTTGAAGATCTCTCCGCGCACGTATTGGATATCTCAGAAAACAGTACGATGGCCGGAGCCGACGAGGTGGAAATCACGATAAAAGAGGATGAGAGAGAAGATCTGCTCCTCTTTTCGGTCAAGGACAACGGACGCGGTATGAGTCCGGAGTTTGTCGCTAAGGTGACCGACCCCTTCACGACCACGAGGACGACGCGCCGCGTAGGTATGGGGCTGCCCTTCCTGCGGCAGTCGGCTGAGCTCTGCGGCGGCGGGCTGGTGATCGACTCCACGGTGGGCGTAGGAACTACCATCACCGCGACATTCCAGTACGGCAGCGTCGACCGGCCGCCGCTGGGGGATATGCCGGCGACTGTTATGACGCTGGTTATGGGCTCGCCCAACGTCCACTGGCGATACCGCCATATCATCAACGGACGCGAATTCCTGCTCGACACCGACGAAATAGTCGAGGCGCTTGACGGTGACCGTGCAATGCTGGCCTCGCCGGAGGTCGGGCTCTGGCTGCGCGACAACATCCGTGAGGAGCTAGAAGCGTTGAGAGGCTGA